A single region of the Pyricularia oryzae 70-15 chromosome 4, whole genome shotgun sequence genome encodes:
- a CDS encoding 3-hydroxyphenylacetate 6 hydroxylase translates to MAITSLVAWAAGPATSFSCVRICTLAVTSIVLYFVINEIIRAKSRIKGLAGPRGLPLIGVLWDIRTNAAEQYRRWAKRYGDVYQVQLGNVTVVVVNSAESARTLFGHNSQALSSRPEFYTFHKVLSDTAGTTIGTSPYSESLKRRRKAAASALNRPSVASYVGILDLETRDFVLEMVAYGKHGTKAIDPMPMIQRLSLSLALTLNWGSRVASQHDGLFSEITHVEEEISKFRSTTGNLQDYVPLLRINPFNGHSARAREMRNRRDVYLKHLDDDLRRRMAAGTQRPCIQANIILDDNDIKADSAQRLSKAEMTSISLTMLSGGLDTITTNVAWFIALLVQRPDIQEKAHLEIRKHLIDQVQPDRSDPLGLCDAEDDQGCRYVAALVRESLRYYTVLRLALPRVSVREVVHEGVVLPRGTVFFLNAWACNMDAKVWTDPEVFRPERWLEQPDAPLFTYGVGYRMCAGSMLANRELYLLYMRLIAHFKIDPVPAKDGCDGIDVVDCHPVSGNCDPTSLVAIPRPYKVLFVPRDLDFIGMSVA, encoded by the exons ATGGCCATCACATCTCTCGTcgcttgggcggcggggcCCGCCACTAGCTTCTCGTGTGTGCGAATCTGCACCCTCGCCGTAACTTCAATAGTGCTCTACTTCGTCATCAATGAAATCATACGAGCAAAGTCCCGCATCAAGGGCCTGGCCGGCCCGCGAGGCCTTCCCCTCATCGGCGTGCTCTGGGACATCAGGACGAACGCGGCTGAGCAGTACCGCAGATGGGCGAAACGGTATGGGGACGTCTATCAGGTCCAACTGGGCAACGTGACTGTCGTCGTGGTCAACTCGGCCGAGTCGGCGCGGACACTATTCGGCCACAACTCGCAGGCGCTCTCCTCAAGGCCAGAGTTCTATACCTTTCACAAGGTCCTTTCTGACACGGCTGGCACGACAATCGGAACGTCGCCCTACTCGGAATCTCTTAAACGCCGTCGCAAGGCCGCGGCGTCGGCGTTGAACAGGCCATCGGTGGCCAGCTACGTTGGAATTTTGGACCTGGAAACGCGCGATTTTGTGCTTGAGATGGTTGCTTACGGCAAGCATGGTACCAAAGCCATCGACCCGATGCCGATGATCCAGAGGCTGTCGCTGTCGCTTGCTCTGACATTGAACTGGGGCAGCAGGGTTGCATCGCAGCACGATGGACTCTTTTCTGAAATCACCCACGTCGAAGAGGAGATATCCAAGTTCCGCTCGACCACTGGGAACCTGCAAGACTACGTCCCGCTTCTGCGCATAAACCCATTCAACGGCCACTCGGCACGCGCACGTGAAATGCGCAACAGGCGGGACGTGTACCTGAAGCATCTGGACGATGATCTCCGCAGGAGGATGGCGGCGGGGACGCAGAGACCATGTATTCAGGCCAACATCATCCTCGACGACAACGATATCAAGGCAGACAGTGCtcagcggttatccaaggcCGAGATGACCAGTATCAGCCTGACCATGCTGAGCGGTGGCCTGGACACCATAACGACAAATGTCGCGTGGTTCATTGCCCTTCTGGTGCAGCGGCCAGACATACAGGAAAAGGCCCACCTCGAAATCCGCAAACACTTGATTGACCAAGTGCAGCCCGACAGGTCTGACCCCCTCGGGCTGTGCGATGCCGAGGACGACCAGGGCTGTCGGTACGTCGCGGCGCTGGTGCGTGAGAGTCTGCGGTACTACACGGTGCTGCGCCTGGCCCTGCCACGTGTCTCTGTGCGCGAAGTCGTCCACGAGGGCGTGGTCCTTCCGCGTGGGACGGTGTTTTTCCTGAATGCATGGGCGTGCAACATgg ATGCCAAGGTCTGGACGGATCCCGAGGTGTTCCGCCCAGAACGCTGGCTAGAGCAGCCGGACGCGCCACTGTTTACGTATGGCGTAGGGTATCGAATGTGCGCCGGCTCTATGTTGGCCAACAGGGAGCTTTATTTGCTTTATATGCGTCTGATTGCTCACTTTAAAATCGATCCGGTGCCGGCAAAAGACGGTTGTGATGGCATCGACGTGGTGGACTGCCACCCGGTGTCGGGCAACTGCGATCCGACGAGCTTGGTAGCGATTCCGCGGCCATACAAGGTATTGTTTGTGCCGCGAGACCTCGATTTTATTGGAATGAGTGTTGCCTAG